Proteins encoded together in one Carya illinoinensis cultivar Pawnee chromosome 3, C.illinoinensisPawnee_v1, whole genome shotgun sequence window:
- the LOC122304200 gene encoding protein PAT1 homolog 1-like isoform X4: MFGTDGVEEEKRWSSQPQPSARIPEYQPLYRTSSYPEQQPVLHRYSSEPILVPKSTFTSFPPPGSRSEQGSPHHLNMSFLGGGPQIPFSTPNLSPCSKSNHHLASLSHGLNYGGNMLPFTSGGLSFNSRPQNHWANHTGILHGDHAGLLNTIVQQWLPHQNGLRSPQIMAQQQMLQQQRLHHQLPSLAHFAALQSQKYNVHPSSLHKSKFGLTDMRDQRPKSSQRSKHNMRFSQQGSDTSSQKSETGWVQIRSKYMTSEEIENILKMQHAATHSNDPYIDDYYHQASLAKRATGSRLKQPFCPSHLREHPSRGRNSTEQHPHLSIDAIGRIPVSSIRRPRPLLEVDPPLSASGDSSEQKVSEKPLEQEPMLAARITIEDGICLLLDVDDIDRFLQSSPSQDGGAQLRRRRQILLEGLATSLQLVDPLGKTSHTVGLTSKDDLVFLRLVSLPKGRKLLSRFLQLLFSGSELARIVCMAIFRHLRFLFGGLQSDPGAAETTTHLAKTVSSCVKVMDLRSLSACLVAVVCSSEQPPLRPFGSPAGDGASIILKSVLERATELLTDPHAAAVPNRALWQASFDEFFTLLTKYCLSKYETIVQSICLQIQPSTDVIGSEAVQAISREMPVELLRASLPHTNELQRKLLLDFGNHSMPIAGFNASGESSGRINSESVKG; the protein is encoded by the coding sequence ATGTTTGGCACAGATGGTGTTGAAGAAGAGAAGAGGTGGTCATCACAACCTCAACCCTCTGCTCGTATTCCGGAATACCAACCTTTGTACAGAACATCCTCATACCCCGAGCAGCAACCAGTGCTGCATCGCTACTCTAGCGAACCAATTCTAGTACCTAAATCAACATTCACGTCTTTCCCTCCACCTGGAAGCAGATCCGAACAAGGTTCACCACACCACCTTAATATGTCTTTTCTTGGTGGTGGTCCACAGATACCCTTCTCTACTCCAAACCTCTCTCCTTGTTCCAAATCTAATCATCACTTGGCTAGTTTATCTCATGGTTTGAATTATGGTGGAAATATGCTTCCGTTCACCAGTGGTGGCCTTTCTTTTAATAGCAGGCCGCAAAATCACTGGGCCAACCATACTGGTATACTGCATGGGGATCACGCAGGCCTTTTAAACACTATTGTGCAACAATGGTTACCTCATCAAAATGGTCTCAGGTCCCCACAAATAATGGCACAACAGCAGATGCTGCAACAGCAGAGACTGCACCATCAATTACCCTCTTTGGCCCATTTTGCGGCATTACAGTCCCAAAAGTATAATGTCCATCCATCGTCCTTACATAAGTCAAAGTTTGGATTGACTGATATGAGAGACCAAAGACCAAAATCATCACAAAGGAGCAAACATAATATGCGTTTTTCTCAGCAAGGTTCTGATACTAGTAGCCAGAAAAGTGAGACTGGGTGGGTCCAAATTAGGTCCAAGTATATGACATCTGAAGAAATAGAGAATATACTTAAAATGCAGCATGCTGCTACACATAGCAATGACCCATACATTGATGACTATTACCATCAAGCAAGTCTTGCCAAAAGAGCTACTGGATCGAGGTTGAAACAGCCTTTCTGCCCATCTCACTTGAGGGAGCATCCTTCTCGAGGCCGAAATAGTACAGAACAACATCCTCATCTCTCTATTGATGCTATTGGTAGGATACCTGTCTCTTCCATACGCAGACCTCGCCCCCTCCTTGAAGTCGACCCTCCTCTCTCTGCTTCTGGTGATAGTTCTGAGCAGAAAGTCTCTGAGAAGCCTCTGGAACAGGAACCGATGCTTGCTGCTAGAATCACCATTGAGGATGGAATTTGTCTTCTTCTTGATGTCGATGATATTGATCGGTTTCTACAATCTAGTCCATCCCAGGATGGTGGGGCTCAGCTCAGGCGAAGGCGACAGATCCTTCTAGAAGGTCTGGCAACATCACTTCAACTTGTAGACCCGCTTGGCAAAACCAGCCACACTGTTGGGCTGACTTCCAAGGATGACCTTGTGTTCTTACGATTGGTCTCTCTTCCCAAGGGTCGAAAACTCTTATCTAGGTTCCTTCAGCTTCTCTTCTCTGGTAGTGAGCTTGCCCGTATTGTTTGTATGGCTATTTTTCGTCATTTAAGGTTTTTGTTTGGCGGCCTTCAATCTGATCCCGGAGCAGCTGAGACAACCACTCATCTTGCAAAGACAGTTTCCTCATGTGTCAAGGTCATGGATTTACGGTCCCTAAGTGCTTGTCTTGTTGCAGTTGTTTGTTCTTCAGAGCAGCCACCGCTGCGCCCTTTTGGAAGCCCTGCCGGTGATGGGGCCTCTATTATTCTGAAATCTGTCCTTGAAAGGGCTACTGAGCTCTTAACTGATCCTCATGCTGCTGCAGTTCCTAATCGTGCGCTGTGGCAAGcttcatttgatgaatttttCACGCTTCTTACCAAGTATTGCCTGAGTAAATATGAAACTATAGTGCAATCCATATGTTTGCAGATCCAGCCAAGTACAGACGTGATTGGATCTGAGGCGGTCCAAGCTATTAGTAGGGAAATGCCTGTTGAGCTTTTACGTGCCAGTCTTCCTCACACTAATGAGCTCCAACGAAAACTTCTATTAGATTTTGGTAACCATTCCATGCCCATTGCTGGGTTCAATGCCAGTGGGGAGAGTAGTGGCCGGATAAACTCAGAATCAGTGAAGGGTTGA
- the LOC122304200 gene encoding protein PAT1 homolog 2-like isoform X3 has translation MSKGITQPLSKFCSSAAEWTQDGDFSNWLDPHMFGTDGVEEEKRWSSQPQPSARIPEYQPLYRTSSYPEQQPVLHRYSSEPILVPKSTFTSFPPPGSRSEQGSPHHLNMSFLGGGPQIPFSTPNLSPCSKSNHHLASLSHGLNYGGNMLPFTSGGLSFNSRPQNHWANHTGILHGDHAGLLNTIVQQWLPHQNGLRSPQIMAQQQMLQQQRLHHQLPSLAHFAALQSQKYNVHPSSLHKSKFGLTDMRDQRPKSSQRSKHNMRFSQQGSDTSSQKSETGWVQIRSKYMTSEEIENILKMQHAATHSNDPYIDDYYHQASLAKRATGSRLKQPFCPSHLREHPSRGRNSTEQHPHLSIDAIGRIPVSSIRRPRPLLEVDPPLSASGDSSEQKVSEKPLEQEPMLAARITIEDGICLLLDVDDIDRFLQSSPSQDGGAQLRRRRQILLEGLATSLQLVDPLGKTSHTVGLTSKDDLVFLRLVSLPKGRKLLSRFLQLLFSGSELARIVCMAIFRHLRFLFGGLQSDPGAAETTTHLAKTVSSCVKVMDLRSLSACLVAVVCSSEQPPLRPFGSPAGDGASIILKSVLERATELLTDPHAAAVPNRALWQASFDEFFTLLTKYCLSKYETIVQSICLQIQPSTDVIGSEAVQAISREMPVELLRASLPHTNELQRKLLLDFGNHSMPIAGFNASGESSGRINSESVKG, from the coding sequence GTTCATCTGCTGCTGAGTGGACACAAGATGGAGACTTTAGTAACTGGTTAGATCCGCATATGTTTGGCACAGATGGTGTTGAAGAAGAGAAGAGGTGGTCATCACAACCTCAACCCTCTGCTCGTATTCCGGAATACCAACCTTTGTACAGAACATCCTCATACCCCGAGCAGCAACCAGTGCTGCATCGCTACTCTAGCGAACCAATTCTAGTACCTAAATCAACATTCACGTCTTTCCCTCCACCTGGAAGCAGATCCGAACAAGGTTCACCACACCACCTTAATATGTCTTTTCTTGGTGGTGGTCCACAGATACCCTTCTCTACTCCAAACCTCTCTCCTTGTTCCAAATCTAATCATCACTTGGCTAGTTTATCTCATGGTTTGAATTATGGTGGAAATATGCTTCCGTTCACCAGTGGTGGCCTTTCTTTTAATAGCAGGCCGCAAAATCACTGGGCCAACCATACTGGTATACTGCATGGGGATCACGCAGGCCTTTTAAACACTATTGTGCAACAATGGTTACCTCATCAAAATGGTCTCAGGTCCCCACAAATAATGGCACAACAGCAGATGCTGCAACAGCAGAGACTGCACCATCAATTACCCTCTTTGGCCCATTTTGCGGCATTACAGTCCCAAAAGTATAATGTCCATCCATCGTCCTTACATAAGTCAAAGTTTGGATTGACTGATATGAGAGACCAAAGACCAAAATCATCACAAAGGAGCAAACATAATATGCGTTTTTCTCAGCAAGGTTCTGATACTAGTAGCCAGAAAAGTGAGACTGGGTGGGTCCAAATTAGGTCCAAGTATATGACATCTGAAGAAATAGAGAATATACTTAAAATGCAGCATGCTGCTACACATAGCAATGACCCATACATTGATGACTATTACCATCAAGCAAGTCTTGCCAAAAGAGCTACTGGATCGAGGTTGAAACAGCCTTTCTGCCCATCTCACTTGAGGGAGCATCCTTCTCGAGGCCGAAATAGTACAGAACAACATCCTCATCTCTCTATTGATGCTATTGGTAGGATACCTGTCTCTTCCATACGCAGACCTCGCCCCCTCCTTGAAGTCGACCCTCCTCTCTCTGCTTCTGGTGATAGTTCTGAGCAGAAAGTCTCTGAGAAGCCTCTGGAACAGGAACCGATGCTTGCTGCTAGAATCACCATTGAGGATGGAATTTGTCTTCTTCTTGATGTCGATGATATTGATCGGTTTCTACAATCTAGTCCATCCCAGGATGGTGGGGCTCAGCTCAGGCGAAGGCGACAGATCCTTCTAGAAGGTCTGGCAACATCACTTCAACTTGTAGACCCGCTTGGCAAAACCAGCCACACTGTTGGGCTGACTTCCAAGGATGACCTTGTGTTCTTACGATTGGTCTCTCTTCCCAAGGGTCGAAAACTCTTATCTAGGTTCCTTCAGCTTCTCTTCTCTGGTAGTGAGCTTGCCCGTATTGTTTGTATGGCTATTTTTCGTCATTTAAGGTTTTTGTTTGGCGGCCTTCAATCTGATCCCGGAGCAGCTGAGACAACCACTCATCTTGCAAAGACAGTTTCCTCATGTGTCAAGGTCATGGATTTACGGTCCCTAAGTGCTTGTCTTGTTGCAGTTGTTTGTTCTTCAGAGCAGCCACCGCTGCGCCCTTTTGGAAGCCCTGCCGGTGATGGGGCCTCTATTATTCTGAAATCTGTCCTTGAAAGGGCTACTGAGCTCTTAACTGATCCTCATGCTGCTGCAGTTCCTAATCGTGCGCTGTGGCAAGcttcatttgatgaatttttCACGCTTCTTACCAAGTATTGCCTGAGTAAATATGAAACTATAGTGCAATCCATATGTTTGCAGATCCAGCCAAGTACAGACGTGATTGGATCTGAGGCGGTCCAAGCTATTAGTAGGGAAATGCCTGTTGAGCTTTTACGTGCCAGTCTTCCTCACACTAATGAGCTCCAACGAAAACTTCTATTAGATTTTGGTAACCATTCCATGCCCATTGCTGGGTTCAATGCCAGTGGGGAGAGTAGTGGCCGGATAAACTCAGAATCAGTGAAGGGTTGA